A section of the Malus sylvestris chromosome 17, drMalSylv7.2, whole genome shotgun sequence genome encodes:
- the LOC126611325 gene encoding uncharacterized protein LOC126611325 isoform X3 codes for MAGRWDVGFPKTSASSLREQATRTILRNVRSQGHTYVELREEGKKFIFFCTLCLAPCYSDKVLFDHLKGNLHNDRLAAAKVTLLQSNPWPFNDGVVFFHNSDETDKQLVIPGGNKQKILKSHDDENNLAVVKYGENLISNGNEHFGADGHESNEHSDGVNSSVVIPNILVRDEITDIEVKQVGFGQIAARFLEQDEVSNFISRIWCEWLGTRTASNDLLKVPENNFAVVTFSYNIDLGRKGLLDDVRMLLSSSPTEETEGSSGKRKKFFSDPEDISESLSNQFDSCGEDSSASSGSTSRLLLDRYDDQLLHTRFINKSMRRELRRQQRLASGRTCDICQQKMLPRKDVATLINLKTGRLACSSRNVNGAFHVFHTSCLVHWILLCEVEMITNQSASSKVRRRSRRKTAAKCNGKDGQMIALSSQLYSVFCPECQGTGILIDKDDLEKPNVPLYQLFKYKIKVSDARRAWMKSPEMLENCSTGFHFPSQSEEGIEEKVKPLKLLHFYRAD; via the exons ATGGCGGGAAGGTGGGACGTTGGGTTTCCAAAGACTAGCGCTAGTAGTCTTAGAGAGCAAGCAACAAGAACAATTCTTCGCAATGTGAGGTCACAAGGACACACATATGTCGAGCTACGAGAAGAGGGGAAAAAGTTCATTTTCTTCTGTACTTTGTGCCTTGCGCCATGTTACAGTGATAAGGTGTTGTTTGATCACTTGAAGGGTAATCTTCACAATGACAGGTTAGCTGCTGCTAAGGTTACTCTCTTGCAATCGAACCCGTGGCCTTTTAACGATGGTGTGGTTTTCTTTCATAATTCAGATGAGACTGATAAGCAGTTGGTGATTCCAGGTGGcaataaacaaaagattttgaaGTCTCATGACGATGAAAACAATCTTGCTGTTGTCAAATATGGGGAAAATTTGATATCTAATGGCAATGAGCATTTTGGTGCTGATGGTCATGAATCTAATGAGCATTCTGATGGAGTGAATTCCTCTGTTGTGATCCCTAATATTCTGGTTAGGGATGAAATTACTGACATAGAAGTGAAGCAGGTAGGTTTTGGACAAATTGCTGCAAGGTTCCTCGAGCAGGATGAGGTGTCAAATTTTATTAGTAGAATATGGTGTGAATGGTTGGGGACAAGGACAGCTAGCAATGATTTACTCAAGGTTCCTGAGAACAACTTTGCTGTTGTTACCTTCAGTTACAATATTGATTTGGGTAGAAAGGGGTTACTTGATGATGTAAGGATGCTTCTCTCATCCAGTCCTACAGAAGAAACAGAGGGCAGCAGCGGTAAGAGAAAAAAGTTCTTCTCTGACCCCGAGGATATTAGTGAATCTCTAAGTAATCAGTTTGATTCATGCGGGGAAGATTCATCTGCTTCCAGTGGGTCAACGTCAAGATTGCTTTTAGACCGGTATGATGATCAGCTTCTGCACACAAGATTTATTAACAAGTCAATGAGGAGAGAGTTAAGACGGCAACAGCGTTTAGCTTCGGGCAGAACGTGTGATATCTGTCAACAGAAGATGCTTCCTAGGAAAGATGTAGCAACTCTCATAAATTTGAAGACAGGAAGGCTTGCTTGCAGTAGTCGAAATGTGAATGGG GCTTTTCATGTGTTTCATACTTCCTGCCTTGTACACTGGATACTTCTGTGTGAGGTTGAGATGATCACAAATCAGTCCGCTAGTTCAAAAGTGAGAAGAAGATCTAGGAGAAAAACTGCAGCCAAGTGCAATGGAAAAGATGGTCAGATGATAGCCTTGAGCTCACAACTGTATTCTGTATTCTGCCCAGAGTGTCAGGGCACTGGTATCCTCATAGATAAAGATGACCTGGAGAAACCAAATGTCCCTTTGTATCAG CTGTTCAAGTATAAGATAAAGGTGAGTGATGCACGTAGAGCATGGATGAAGAGTCCTGAAATGTTGGAGAATTGCTCGACGGGTTTTCATTTCCCTTCCCAATCTGAAGAGGGAATCGAG GAAAAGGTGAAACCGTTGAAGTTGCTGCACTTCTACAGAGCAGATTGA
- the LOC126611326 gene encoding pentatricopeptide repeat-containing protein At2g20710, mitochondrial-like isoform X1 has product MIKLLGSNPCRGNAISGSSRALFCSIEATASSPPPFEPLYVRISQAGNPRVSIVPILNQWVEEGRDVKKWELQSFIKLFRKHRRYSHALQISEWMSDAQNQYLTPGDIAVRLDLISKVYGLQQAEAYFNSIPDQLRNFKVYGALLFSYVENKSSEKAEIIFEKMNKLGYLKGSLVYNAMLTLYSQIGKHEKLDILVKEMEEKGIDYDSYTLKIQLNSYAAISEIDKLEKVLMKIEADPLVNVDWNGYVIAANGFLKAGLLEKASTMLRRSEQLIGNQTNKFAYEVFLTFYTAIGNKDEVYRIWNIYKNKVGLYNSGYLCMLSSLLKLGDIDSAEMIVEEWESVAKFFDIRIPNLLITAYCKKGLLEKAQLYIKRLEESGKELDAVAWTRLTTGYHMDGQMGKAVDTMKKAILVSRPGWKFNHLTLAACLEYLKEKGDVEVAQELLRLIREKDYFSADLCDKLDKYVTGEPHKRDEEVSQELLRLLEETDHLTFDSYDKVEDYTYDGSRVMALIK; this is encoded by the exons ATGATTAAGCTTCTTGGTTCAAATCCATGTCGTGGTAATGCCATTTCTGGGAGTTCTCGAGCACTGTTTTGCTCAATTGAGGCCACGGCCTCCTCTCCACCCCCGTTTGAGCCTTTGTACGTTAGGATTTCCCAGGCCGGAAATCCGAGGGTTTCCATTGTACCGATTCTCAATCAGTGGGTCGAAGAAGGGAGAGATGTCAAGAAATGGGAGCTCCAGAGTTTCATCAAGCTGTTCCGTAAACATCGCCGCTACAGCCACGCTCTCCag ATTTCAGAATGGATGAGTGATGCACAGAACCAGTATCTAACTCCAGGAGACATTGCGGTTCGGCTAGATTTGATCTCAAAAGTTTATGGCCTACAACAAGCTGAGGCGTACTTTAATAGCATCCCTGACCAACTGAGAAACTTCAAGGTGTATGGTGCTCTTTTATTCAGCTATGTAGAGAATAAATCTTCAGAAAAGGCTGAGATTATTTTCGAGAAGATGAACAAATTAGGTTATTTGAAAGGATCATTAGTTTATAATGCTATGCTTACCCTCTATTCTCAGATAGGTAAACATGAAAAGCTTGATATTCTGGTAAAGGAGATGGAAGAAAAGGGCATTGATTATGACAGTTATACATTGAAGATTCAATTGAATTCATATGCAGCCATTTCTGAGATAGACAAGTTGGAGAAGGTTTTAATGAAGATAGAAGCCGATCCTTTGGTCAATGTAGACTGGAATGGTTATGTTATTGCAGCAAATGGTTTCTTGAAAGCTGGCTTATTAGAGAAGGCTTCAACAATGCTTAGGCGATCAGAGCAACTCATTggcaatcaaacaaataaatttgcATATGAAGTCTTCCTCACTTTCTACACTGCTATTGGGAATAAAGATGAGGTTTATCGTATTTGGAACATATACAAAAATAAGGTGGGATTATACAATTCTGGCTATCTTTGTATGCTAAGTTCATTATTAAAGCTGGGTGACATTGATAGTGCTGAGATGATTGTGGAGGAATGGGAATCTGTGGCCAAGTTTTTTGACATACGAATTCCCAACTTGCTGATCACTGCGTACTGCAAGAAAGGTCTTTTGGAGAAAGCCCAATTATATATAAAGCGGCTTGAAGAGAGCGGTAAGGAGCTGGATGCAGTCGCATGGACTCGTTTGACAACCGGATATCATATGGATGGTCAGATGGGTAAAGCAGTGGATACGATGAAAAAAGCAATATTGGTAAGTCGACCAGGATGGAAGTTCAATCATCTAACCTTGGCTGCATGTCTTGAATACTTGAAAGAGAAGGGAGACGTGGAAGTAGCACAAGAGCTTTTGAGATTAATTAGAGAAAAGGATTATTTTTCAGCTGATTTGTGTGATAAATTAGATAAGTATGTTACTGGTGAACCTCATAAGAGAGATGAGGAAGTATCACAGGAACTTTTGAGATTATTGGAAGAGACTGATCATCTTACATTTGATTCGTACGATAAAGTAGAAGATTACACATATGATGGATCTCGGGTTATGGCTTTGATAAAGTGA
- the LOC126610772 gene encoding cell division control protein 48 homolog C-like, translating into MKKTGRRFDGGGRSLSEQKQKVLRCRLETFKHLRSSSLDEIVYQLRTNYKDYHRIKLQSFTKFVQQTLDSPSFKLSKTLIHVSDLEDDEEDEEVDHSNSKRRRKANKMEERLQRMETAHVRRIRQSNGDRPSSDDDDEEEEEDEDGAVSTSDSDDAIYSEKVEPEFDVMKSSLRASYMGSSSALKPKAAEEKKEKNVEIELPGREKVGLMSENGGRGGQETFREAEAKGSVSREVEVKGSEGPRFRDLGGMEKVIEELKMEVIVPLRHPELPLWLGVRPMSGILLYGPPGCGKTKLAHAIANETGIPFYKISATEVVSGVSGASEENIRELFSKAYRTAPSIVFIDEIDAIASKRESLQREMERRIVTQLMTCMDESHRLVQSADADSNSQSSDNKSGYVLVIGATNRPDAVDGALRRPGRFDREIVLGVPDENARVKILSVLTRNLKLEGSFDLLKIARSTPGFVGADLKALADRAGNIAMKRIIHKRKTDMSVDTMDEEGNEEWWMQPWLPEEMEKLTITMADFEEAVEVVQPSSKREGFSAIPNVKWEDVGGLDLLRKEFDRYIVRRVKYPENYEEFGVDLETGFLLYGPPGCGKTLIAKAVANEAGANFIHIKGPELLNKYVGESELAVRTLFSRARTCSPCILFFDEVDALTTKRGKEGGWVIERLLNQLLIELDGAEQRRGVFVIGATNRPDVMDRAVLRPGRFGKLIYVAPPTKDERGLILKALARKKPIDASVDLSEIGQRELCENFSGADLAALMNEAAMAALEEKLTLPERISDASPWTIKESHFEKALAKIAASVTDQQMQYYKRFGESLKAPRNKT; encoded by the exons ATGAAGAAGACGGGAAGAAGGTTCGATGGAGGCGGGAGGTCCCTCTCCGAACAAAAGCAGAAGGTTCTCCGTTGTCGTCTGGAGACCTTCAAGCACCTCCGCTCCTCCTCTCTCGACGAAATCGTCTACCAACTTCGCACTAATTACAAAGACTACCACCGCATCAAGCTCCAGTCTTTCACCAAGTTCGTCCAGCAAACCCTAGACTCCCCTTCCTTCAAGCTATCCAAAACCCTAATCCATGTCAGCGACCTAGAAGAcgacgaagaagatgaagaagtcgACCATAGCAATTCCAAGAGGAGGCGGAAGGCCAATAAGATGGAGGAGAGATTGCAGAGAATGGAGACGGCGCACGTCAGAAGGATTCGCCAGAGCAATGGTGATCGTCCATCttcagatgatgatgatgaggaagaagaggaggatgaggatgggGCGGTGTCGACATCGGACTCGGACGACGCCATATACAGCGAGAAAGTGGAGCCGGAGTTTGATGTGATGAAATCGAGCCTCCGGGCATCTTATATGGGATCCAGCAGCGCCTTGAAGCCCAAGGCGGccgaggagaagaaggagaagaatgtaGAAATTGAGCTTCCTGGTCGCGAGAAGGTTGGGCTAATGAGCGAAAATGGAGGGCGAGGGGGGCAAGAGACATTCCGAGAAGCTGAAGCCAAGGGATCGGTTTCCAGAGAGGTTGAGGTGAAGGGGAGTGAGGGGCCGAGGTTTAGAGACTTAGGTGGGATGGAGAAGGTGATTGAGGAGCTGAAGATGGAGGTGATTGTGCCGCTTCGCCATCCAGAGCTCCCGCTGTGGCTCGGAGTTAGGCCAATGTCTGGGATTCTGTTGTATGGCCCCCCCGGCTGTGGCAAGACCAAATTGGCTCATGCCATTGCCAATGAAACCGGCATTCCCTTTTATAAGATTTCTGCCACCGAAGTCGTCTCTGGTGTCTCAG GTGCATCCGAAGAAAATATACGAGAGCTTTTTTCTAAAGCTTACAGAACTGCCCCTTCAATTGTATTTATTGATGAAATTGATGCAATTGCTTCGAAAAGAGAAAGTTTGCAGCGTGAGATGGAGAGGCGAATTGTCACACAACTAATGACTTGCATGGATGAATCTCATAGGCTTGTGCAATCAGCTGATGCAGATTCTAACTCACAAAGTTCAGATAACAAGTCTGGCTATGTTCTTGTAATTGGAGCGACCAATAGGCCTGATGCTGTTGACGGTGCTCTAAGGAGGCCTGGTCGATTTGACCGTGAGATTGTTTTAGGCGTTCCAGATGAAAATGCTAGGGTTAAGATTCTTTCTGTGCTTACACGCAACCTAAAACTTGAAGGTTCTTTTGATCTTCTTAAAATAGCCAGGTCGACACCAGGGTTTGTTGGGGCCGATTTGAAAGCCTTGGCTGACAGAGCTGGTAACATTGCCATGAAAAGGATTATACACAAGAGGAAGACTGATATGTCGGTAGATACCATGGATGAGGAAGGCAATGAAGAGTGGTGGATGCAACCATGGTTGCCTGAAGAAATGGAAAAGCTCACAATCACTATGGCTGATTTTGAG GAAGCAGTTGAAGTGGTTCAGCCGTCGTCAAAAAGAGAAGGATTCTCTGCAATTCCAAATGTAAAATGGGAAGATGTTGGTGGATTAGATCTTTTAAGGAAGGAGTTTGATCGCTATATTGTTAGACGTGTTAAATATCCTGAGAACTATGAG GAATTTGGAGTAGATTTAGAGACAGGATTTTTGCTCTATGGGCCTCCTGGATGTGGTAAAACACTGATAGCAAAGGCTGTCGCTAATGAAGCAGGAGCAAATTTCATTCACATTAAG GGGCCCGAACTTTTGAATAAATATGTTGGAGAAAGTGAGTTGGCAGTTCGGACATTGTTTAGTCGGGCAAGGACATGCTCACCATGTATACTTTTCTTTGATGAG GTTGATGCTTTAACAACAAAGCGGGGGAAAGAAGGCGGATGGGTTATTGAGCGGCTGCTGAATCAG CTACTTATAGAGTTAGATGGCGCAGAGCAGCGACGAGGTGTATTTGTTATTGGTGCCACTAATAG ACCCGATGTAATGGACCGTGCTGTTCTGCGGCCCGGTAGGTTCGGTAAACTTATTTATGTCGCCCCACCCACAAAAGATGAGCGTGGTTTGATCTTAAAAGCACTTGCGAGGAAGAAGCCTATTGATGCTAGTGTAGATCTGAGTGAGATTGGACAAAGGGAATTGTGTGAAAATTTCAGTGGAGCTGATCTTGCTGCACTG ATGAATGAGGCTGCTATGGCTGCTCTTGAAGAGAAATTGACATTACCTGAGAGGATTTCAGATGCATCTCCATGGACGATAAAAGAATCTCACTTTGAGAAAGCACTGGCTAAGATCGCAGCATCTGTAACTGACCAG CAAATGCAATACTATAAGAGATTTGGTGAGAGCCTCAAAGcaccaagaaacaaaacataa
- the LOC126611325 gene encoding uncharacterized protein LOC126611325 isoform X1, whose translation MAGRWDVGFPKTSASSLREQATRTILRNVRSQGHTYVELREEGKKFIFFCTLCLAPCYSDKVLFDHLKGNLHNDRLAAAKVTLLQSNPWPFNDGVVFFHNSDETDKQLVIPGGNKQKILKSHDDENNLAVVKYGENLISNGNEHFGADGHESNEHSDGVNSSVVIPNILVRDEITDIEVKQVGFGQIAARFLEQDEVSNFISRIWCEWLGTRTASNDLLKVPENNFAVVTFSYNIDLGRKGLLDDVRMLLSSSPTEETEGSSGKRKKFFSDPEDISESLSNQFDSCGEDSSASSGSTSRLLLDRYDDQLLHTRFINKSMRRELRRQQRLASGRTCDICQQKMLPRKDVATLINLKTGRLACSSRNVNGAFHVFHTSCLVHWILLCEVEMITNQSASSKVRRRSRRKTAAKCNGKDGQMIALSSQLYSVFCPECQGTGILIDKDDLEKPNVPLYQLFKYKIKVSDARRAWMKSPEMLENCSTGFHFPSQSEEGIELFDLFVPGKGETVEVAALLQSRLNRVAVWEPCSCLLLGRAILMRRTWVRTDRRRWWYAGC comes from the exons ATGGCGGGAAGGTGGGACGTTGGGTTTCCAAAGACTAGCGCTAGTAGTCTTAGAGAGCAAGCAACAAGAACAATTCTTCGCAATGTGAGGTCACAAGGACACACATATGTCGAGCTACGAGAAGAGGGGAAAAAGTTCATTTTCTTCTGTACTTTGTGCCTTGCGCCATGTTACAGTGATAAGGTGTTGTTTGATCACTTGAAGGGTAATCTTCACAATGACAGGTTAGCTGCTGCTAAGGTTACTCTCTTGCAATCGAACCCGTGGCCTTTTAACGATGGTGTGGTTTTCTTTCATAATTCAGATGAGACTGATAAGCAGTTGGTGATTCCAGGTGGcaataaacaaaagattttgaaGTCTCATGACGATGAAAACAATCTTGCTGTTGTCAAATATGGGGAAAATTTGATATCTAATGGCAATGAGCATTTTGGTGCTGATGGTCATGAATCTAATGAGCATTCTGATGGAGTGAATTCCTCTGTTGTGATCCCTAATATTCTGGTTAGGGATGAAATTACTGACATAGAAGTGAAGCAGGTAGGTTTTGGACAAATTGCTGCAAGGTTCCTCGAGCAGGATGAGGTGTCAAATTTTATTAGTAGAATATGGTGTGAATGGTTGGGGACAAGGACAGCTAGCAATGATTTACTCAAGGTTCCTGAGAACAACTTTGCTGTTGTTACCTTCAGTTACAATATTGATTTGGGTAGAAAGGGGTTACTTGATGATGTAAGGATGCTTCTCTCATCCAGTCCTACAGAAGAAACAGAGGGCAGCAGCGGTAAGAGAAAAAAGTTCTTCTCTGACCCCGAGGATATTAGTGAATCTCTAAGTAATCAGTTTGATTCATGCGGGGAAGATTCATCTGCTTCCAGTGGGTCAACGTCAAGATTGCTTTTAGACCGGTATGATGATCAGCTTCTGCACACAAGATTTATTAACAAGTCAATGAGGAGAGAGTTAAGACGGCAACAGCGTTTAGCTTCGGGCAGAACGTGTGATATCTGTCAACAGAAGATGCTTCCTAGGAAAGATGTAGCAACTCTCATAAATTTGAAGACAGGAAGGCTTGCTTGCAGTAGTCGAAATGTGAATGGG GCTTTTCATGTGTTTCATACTTCCTGCCTTGTACACTGGATACTTCTGTGTGAGGTTGAGATGATCACAAATCAGTCCGCTAGTTCAAAAGTGAGAAGAAGATCTAGGAGAAAAACTGCAGCCAAGTGCAATGGAAAAGATGGTCAGATGATAGCCTTGAGCTCACAACTGTATTCTGTATTCTGCCCAGAGTGTCAGGGCACTGGTATCCTCATAGATAAAGATGACCTGGAGAAACCAAATGTCCCTTTGTATCAG CTGTTCAAGTATAAGATAAAGGTGAGTGATGCACGTAGAGCATGGATGAAGAGTCCTGAAATGTTGGAGAATTGCTCGACGGGTTTTCATTTCCCTTCCCAATCTGAAGAGGGAATCGAG CTTTTTGATTTGTTTGTGCCAGGAAAAGGTGAAACCGTTGAAGTTGCTGCACTTCTACAGAGCAGATTGAATAGAGTTGCTGTCTGGGAACCATGCAGCTGTTTGTTGCTTGGCCGCGCGATTCTCATGAGAAGGACTTGGGTGCGGACAGACAGACGTAGGTGGTGGTATGCGGGCTGTTAG
- the LOC126611489 gene encoding signaling peptide TAXIMIN 2, which translates to MGDCRPLGFLLGLPFALIALVLSVLGAVIWVFGTVLSCLCPCCICFSGLANLAVSLIKLPFKIITWFIDQIPC; encoded by the exons ATGGGAGATTGCAGGCCATTGGGTTTCTTGCTGGGTTTGCCTTTTGCTTTGATCGCATTGGTCTTGTCTGTTCTCGGCGCTGTCATCTGGGTTTTCGG GACGGTGTTGAGTTGCTTGTGCCCTTGCTGCATTTGTTTCAGTGGATTAGCGAATCTTGCGGTTTCTCTTATCAAGCTTCCTTTCAAAATTATTACATGGTTTATTGACCagatcccttgttga
- the LOC126611325 gene encoding uncharacterized protein LOC126611325 isoform X2 — protein MAGRWDVGFPKTSASSLREQATRTILRNVRSQGHTYVELREEGKKFIFFCTLCLAPCYSDKVLFDHLKGNLHNDRLAAAKVTLLQSNPWPFNDGVVFFHNSDETDKQLVIPGGNKQKILKSHDDENNLAVVKYGENLISNGNEHFGADGHESNEHSDGVNSSVVIPNILVRDEITDIEVKQVGFGQIAARFLEQDEVSNFISRIWCEWLGTRTASNDLLKVPENNFAVVTFSYNIDLGRKGLLDDVRMLLSSSPTEETEGSSGKRKKFFSDPEDISESLSNQFDSCGEDSSASSGSTSRLLLDRYDDQLLHTRFINKSMRRELRRQQRLASGRTCDICQQKMLPRKDVATLINLKTGRLACSSRNVNGAFHVFHTSCLVHWILLCEVEMITNQSASSKVRRRSRRKTAAKCNGKDGQMIALSSQLYSVFCPECQGTGILIDKDDLEKPNVPLYQLFKYKIKVSDARRAWMKSPEMLENCSTGFHFPSQSEEGIEVSEKVKPLKLLHFYRAD, from the exons ATGGCGGGAAGGTGGGACGTTGGGTTTCCAAAGACTAGCGCTAGTAGTCTTAGAGAGCAAGCAACAAGAACAATTCTTCGCAATGTGAGGTCACAAGGACACACATATGTCGAGCTACGAGAAGAGGGGAAAAAGTTCATTTTCTTCTGTACTTTGTGCCTTGCGCCATGTTACAGTGATAAGGTGTTGTTTGATCACTTGAAGGGTAATCTTCACAATGACAGGTTAGCTGCTGCTAAGGTTACTCTCTTGCAATCGAACCCGTGGCCTTTTAACGATGGTGTGGTTTTCTTTCATAATTCAGATGAGACTGATAAGCAGTTGGTGATTCCAGGTGGcaataaacaaaagattttgaaGTCTCATGACGATGAAAACAATCTTGCTGTTGTCAAATATGGGGAAAATTTGATATCTAATGGCAATGAGCATTTTGGTGCTGATGGTCATGAATCTAATGAGCATTCTGATGGAGTGAATTCCTCTGTTGTGATCCCTAATATTCTGGTTAGGGATGAAATTACTGACATAGAAGTGAAGCAGGTAGGTTTTGGACAAATTGCTGCAAGGTTCCTCGAGCAGGATGAGGTGTCAAATTTTATTAGTAGAATATGGTGTGAATGGTTGGGGACAAGGACAGCTAGCAATGATTTACTCAAGGTTCCTGAGAACAACTTTGCTGTTGTTACCTTCAGTTACAATATTGATTTGGGTAGAAAGGGGTTACTTGATGATGTAAGGATGCTTCTCTCATCCAGTCCTACAGAAGAAACAGAGGGCAGCAGCGGTAAGAGAAAAAAGTTCTTCTCTGACCCCGAGGATATTAGTGAATCTCTAAGTAATCAGTTTGATTCATGCGGGGAAGATTCATCTGCTTCCAGTGGGTCAACGTCAAGATTGCTTTTAGACCGGTATGATGATCAGCTTCTGCACACAAGATTTATTAACAAGTCAATGAGGAGAGAGTTAAGACGGCAACAGCGTTTAGCTTCGGGCAGAACGTGTGATATCTGTCAACAGAAGATGCTTCCTAGGAAAGATGTAGCAACTCTCATAAATTTGAAGACAGGAAGGCTTGCTTGCAGTAGTCGAAATGTGAATGGG GCTTTTCATGTGTTTCATACTTCCTGCCTTGTACACTGGATACTTCTGTGTGAGGTTGAGATGATCACAAATCAGTCCGCTAGTTCAAAAGTGAGAAGAAGATCTAGGAGAAAAACTGCAGCCAAGTGCAATGGAAAAGATGGTCAGATGATAGCCTTGAGCTCACAACTGTATTCTGTATTCTGCCCAGAGTGTCAGGGCACTGGTATCCTCATAGATAAAGATGACCTGGAGAAACCAAATGTCCCTTTGTATCAG CTGTTCAAGTATAAGATAAAGGTGAGTGATGCACGTAGAGCATGGATGAAGAGTCCTGAAATGTTGGAGAATTGCTCGACGGGTTTTCATTTCCCTTCCCAATCTGAAGAGGGAATCGAGGTTTCT GAAAAGGTGAAACCGTTGAAGTTGCTGCACTTCTACAGAGCAGATTGA
- the LOC126611326 gene encoding pentatricopeptide repeat-containing protein At2g20710, mitochondrial-like isoform X2 → MSDAQNQYLTPGDIAVRLDLISKVYGLQQAEAYFNSIPDQLRNFKVYGALLFSYVENKSSEKAEIIFEKMNKLGYLKGSLVYNAMLTLYSQIGKHEKLDILVKEMEEKGIDYDSYTLKIQLNSYAAISEIDKLEKVLMKIEADPLVNVDWNGYVIAANGFLKAGLLEKASTMLRRSEQLIGNQTNKFAYEVFLTFYTAIGNKDEVYRIWNIYKNKVGLYNSGYLCMLSSLLKLGDIDSAEMIVEEWESVAKFFDIRIPNLLITAYCKKGLLEKAQLYIKRLEESGKELDAVAWTRLTTGYHMDGQMGKAVDTMKKAILVSRPGWKFNHLTLAACLEYLKEKGDVEVAQELLRLIREKDYFSADLCDKLDKYVTGEPHKRDEEVSQELLRLLEETDHLTFDSYDKVEDYTYDGSRVMALIK, encoded by the coding sequence ATGAGTGATGCACAGAACCAGTATCTAACTCCAGGAGACATTGCGGTTCGGCTAGATTTGATCTCAAAAGTTTATGGCCTACAACAAGCTGAGGCGTACTTTAATAGCATCCCTGACCAACTGAGAAACTTCAAGGTGTATGGTGCTCTTTTATTCAGCTATGTAGAGAATAAATCTTCAGAAAAGGCTGAGATTATTTTCGAGAAGATGAACAAATTAGGTTATTTGAAAGGATCATTAGTTTATAATGCTATGCTTACCCTCTATTCTCAGATAGGTAAACATGAAAAGCTTGATATTCTGGTAAAGGAGATGGAAGAAAAGGGCATTGATTATGACAGTTATACATTGAAGATTCAATTGAATTCATATGCAGCCATTTCTGAGATAGACAAGTTGGAGAAGGTTTTAATGAAGATAGAAGCCGATCCTTTGGTCAATGTAGACTGGAATGGTTATGTTATTGCAGCAAATGGTTTCTTGAAAGCTGGCTTATTAGAGAAGGCTTCAACAATGCTTAGGCGATCAGAGCAACTCATTggcaatcaaacaaataaatttgcATATGAAGTCTTCCTCACTTTCTACACTGCTATTGGGAATAAAGATGAGGTTTATCGTATTTGGAACATATACAAAAATAAGGTGGGATTATACAATTCTGGCTATCTTTGTATGCTAAGTTCATTATTAAAGCTGGGTGACATTGATAGTGCTGAGATGATTGTGGAGGAATGGGAATCTGTGGCCAAGTTTTTTGACATACGAATTCCCAACTTGCTGATCACTGCGTACTGCAAGAAAGGTCTTTTGGAGAAAGCCCAATTATATATAAAGCGGCTTGAAGAGAGCGGTAAGGAGCTGGATGCAGTCGCATGGACTCGTTTGACAACCGGATATCATATGGATGGTCAGATGGGTAAAGCAGTGGATACGATGAAAAAAGCAATATTGGTAAGTCGACCAGGATGGAAGTTCAATCATCTAACCTTGGCTGCATGTCTTGAATACTTGAAAGAGAAGGGAGACGTGGAAGTAGCACAAGAGCTTTTGAGATTAATTAGAGAAAAGGATTATTTTTCAGCTGATTTGTGTGATAAATTAGATAAGTATGTTACTGGTGAACCTCATAAGAGAGATGAGGAAGTATCACAGGAACTTTTGAGATTATTGGAAGAGACTGATCATCTTACATTTGATTCGTACGATAAAGTAGAAGATTACACATATGATGGATCTCGGGTTATGGCTTTGATAAAGTGA